CTCCTTCTTCGTGCGACCCGAGCCGGCGACGTCGTCGAAGTTGACCTCGTCGAGCTCCTTGAGGCGGTTGATCCGCTGGTGCACGGTCTGGAAGTTGGTGAGCATGCCACCCAGCCAGCGCTGGTTGACGTAAGGCATCCCGACGCGCGTCGCCTGCTCGGCGATGGCCTCCTGGGCCTGCTTCTTGGTGCCGACGAACATGATCGTCCCGCCCTTGGCCACGGTCTCCTTGATGAAGGCGTAGCTGCGGTCGATGTAGGCCAGCGACTGCTGCAGGTCGATGATGTAGATGCCGTTGCGGTCGGTGAGGATGAACCGCTTCATCTTCGGGTTCCAGCGACGGGTCTGGTGTCCGAAGTGGACGCCGCTCTCGAGGAGCTGGCGCATGGTCACGACTGCCATGATGTTTCTTCTCCTAAGTGGTGGCCGGTGCCGCACCGTTGTTGCTCGACCTTGCGTTTCTCGAGGTCAGGCGGGTGTTGCACGAGCCGGTCGGTTTTCAGTTTCGCGCCCGACGTGGTGACGGGCCCTGACGCCTGCGCGCGGTCCGACCTGAGCCAGATGCTCGGGACTGAGGGCCGCGCCCGCGGGCGATCGGCGTCTCGGAGCGAGAAACCGTCGCGGTCTGCTGGCGTGCGAAGTCAGCCCACAGGGGGCTGCCGGTCCAAGACTAGCCGTCGCCGGGCGTCTCGGGCCAATCCCTGGCCCGCGGGCCGATCGGTGTCCACAGGCGCCTTTCGGGTCAGAGTTGTCCACAGGCCGTACGAAGCCCGTTGTGCGAGACCTCGATCGACGGTTGTCTCCTCGTCATGACCTCGAACCTCCTCCTCGACCGTGCCCGCACCCTCGTCGCGGCCCTATTTCTCGTCGTCCTCATCGCCCCCGCGAGCCCGGCCCTCGGAACGCCACGTGCCGAGGTGGCACCGTCCGGTGCCTCGCCGGGTGGGGCTGCGGGTCACGACGAGGGTCCGAGCCCGGTCGACGAGGAGGATCAGGCCGCCGCAGGTGTCTGGCCGCTGGCCCCGCGACCAGAGGTCGTGCGCCGCTTCGACCCTCCGGACGCGCCGTGGGGTGCAGGCCATCGCGGCGTGGATCTCGCCGGAGGGCCGGGCCAGGTGGTGCGCGCCGCCTTGGCCGGGCGGGTCGCGTTCACCGGCGTGATCGCCGGCAAGCCGGTGGTGAGTGTCGACCACGGGGCCACGCGCACCACCTACGAACCGGTCGCGGCCACCGTCGGGGTCGGCGACCAGGTCTCGGCAGGGGCGCCCATCGGTCGGCTCGGCATTGCCGGCTCCCACTGCTTCCCGGGTGCGTGTCTGCACTGGGGTTGGATCCGCAACGCCGACGACGTCTACCTCGATCCACTGCTCCTGGTCGATGCTCCGCAGCCGGTCCGGCTCCTCCCCCTCTGGCGCGCCGACCCTGTCCGGTAGCGCGGTCGCGACGCGGTCAGGCGCGGGGGTGGGCCTGACGGTAGGCCTTGCGGAGGCGGTCGCTGCTGACGTGGGTGTAGATCTGGGTCGTCGCCAGGCTGGCGTGGCCCAGCAACTCCTGGACCGAGCGGAGGTCGGCGCCACCTTCGAGAAGGTGGGTGGCGGTGCTGTGGCGCAGCCCGTGCGGCCCGAGGTCGGGGGCGCCGGGTATGTCTGCCAGGCGCCGGTGGACGAGGGTGCGCACCGCACGCTGGTCGAGGCGACCGCCGCGGGCACCGAGGAACAGCGCCGGGCCGGACGACTCGGTGACCAGCTGAGGTCGGCCGCGGACGACCCATCGGTCCAGAGCGCGGACGGCGGGGCCGCCGAAGGGCACCATCCGCTCTTTTCGTCCCTTGCCGAGCACTCGGACGACTCGGCGCTCGTAGTCGACGTCATCGAGATCGAGACCGACGAGCTCGCCGACACGGGCGCCGGTCGCGTAGAGCATCTCCAGCACTGCGATGTCGCGCATGCCGACCGCGGTGCCGTCCTCGGCGGCATCGATGGCCGCCTTGATGAGGGACTCGGCCTCGTCGGGGCGCAAGACGGGAGGGAGCGTTCGGTGGGCCTTCGGCGAGCCGAGCGCCGCACCCGCATCGACCTGGGCTCGACCGGTGCGCACCAGCCATCCGCAGAAGACGCGTGCCGCTGTCGCCCGCCGAGCCAGCGTGGTGCGTGAGCGACCGGTGGTCTGCTGCTTGGCCAACCAGCTGCGCAAGGTGCGCAGGTCGATCTCGGCCGGGTCGGCCCGGCCCAGGCGACCGGCGTGGTCGAGCAGGCTGCGGACATCACCGAGATAGGCGCGGACGGTGTGGTCCGACAAGCCTCGCTCGACGCCGAGGTGACGCTCATAGGCGCCGAGGACGGCGACCTGCGCCTCGGACAGCTCCGCCTCCGCGGATCCGCCCTCGGCACCTGCCTCAGGATCAGCGCTCACCCGAGTCAGGATAGGTGGTGGGCCAGCCCAGGTGCGGCACCACGGCGTCGAGCCGCGCCACCGGTCACCCGGGTCAGGTGCGCGCCGCCCCCGGAGCCAGCTGCCACCCTTCTGGGAAACGCTCGGCGAGGCCGAGCGCCTCGAGCCGGGTCAGCGCGGTGCCCGCCGTCTTCGGGTGCATGCACGCCGATCTCGCGATGTCGAGCTGTGGCAGCGGCTTGGTCACCGGGACCGCGTCGAGGACCTGCTTCTCGACCGACGTGAGCGAGTCGCGGCGGCGTACGGGACCACGGGGCTCGGTCGGCAGGGCCTCCCCTGCGTCGCCGATGAGCTCGCGCACGTCGAGCCCGTCGGTCACCAAGACACCCGTACCGCTGCGTACGAGCTCGTGGGTGCCGACCGAGGTGGCGGCACCGATCTGCCCCGGCACCGCCATCACCGGGGTGTTGATCCGGTAGGCCCAGTTGGAGGTGTTCAGAGAGCCGCTCCGCGCCGCTGCCTCGACCACCAGCGTGCCGCGGGCCAGGGCGGCGATGATCCTGTTTCGGCTCAGGAACCGGTAGCGGGTGACCGGGAGCCCGGGCGCGATCTCGGAGATCACCGCACCGCTCTCGGCGATCGCGTCGATCAGGCGGCTGTTGCGCAGCGGGTAGGGAACGTCGACGCCCCCGGCGAGCACCGCGACGGTGCTCCCCGGTGGGCCGGTGAGTGCGCCGCGATGTGCGGCGGAGTCGATGCCGACGGCTGCCCCGGAGACGGTCACGAAGTCGTGGACCGCCAGGTCGGCGGCGATCCGCGCAGCGGCGTCGGCGCCATAGGAGGTCGCGTCCCTGGATCCGACAATGGCCACGGACCGGTCGAGGTCGCTGAGCAGGAGCGGGCCCCGCACCCACAGCCCGAGCGGGGTGCCGGTGCGGTACTGGACATGCTCCTGCCCAGCGAGCCGGTCGACCTGGACGGGCCATTCCTCATCGCCCGGGATGACGTAGCGGAACCCGGCGCGGCTCGCCCGTTCGAGGTCGCGGTCGGGATGGATCTGGGCGAGCCGAGATCTGGCGTCGCGACCGTCGTCTCCCAGGGCTGGGTCCTCCTCGGCGAAGCGTCGGTAGAGATCGGTCGCGGTGGATCCCACCATGCAGCTGTCGATCAGCGGGGTGCCGGGCTCGACCAGCTGGGTGAGCGCGATCCTGGCCAGACGCTCGCGCTCGAGCTCGGCGACGGAGAGGGGCGTGGTCGCTGTGGTCATGCCGGCCGCCCCTCGACGGCGGCGACCCGGAGCGTGCCGCCAGCGCGCAGCTCGAGCGCCGTCTCGGTCTCGGCGACTCCCGGCCAGTCGACTCCGGCAAGGTCTGCCACCGTCCACGCCAGGCGATGCACCCGCACCGCGCCGCGACGGGTCAGGGCTCCGGAGAAGATCCGCGAGTCGATGAGCGCCTCGGCCGAGGGCGGCAGCCGCCAGTTGTCGCGCAATGCGATCCCGCTGGCCTGTCCGTTGAGGCGCCAGCCGAAGTCGGCATAGCGCTCGTGCTGGCGGCGCCTGGCCGCTGCGACCCGCGCGCGGATGTCAGCACTGCACTCCGAGCCCCACGGGTCGTGGTTCTGCTCGGCCATCGGCCGCAGGGTGCGGGTGATGTCGATGCGGTCGGTGATCGGGCCGGAGACCTTGCGGGCGTAGGTCTGTCGCTCGGCGGATCGGCAGATGCAGCCGTCCTTGGTGACCGTGCCGTCGTAGTTGCCGCACGGGCACGGGTTGGCGGCGAGCACGACGAGGCCGCGCGCCGGGAGCGTGACCGACTCCTCCCCTCGCGAGACCGTGATGTCACCGCTCTCCAGCGGCTCACGCAGACACTCGATGACGTCGCTCTTGAACAGCGGGAACTCGTCGAGGAAGAGCACGCCGGCGTGGGAGAGCGAGACCTGGCCGGGTCGGACTCGGCCGGAGCCGCCGCCCACGATCCCTGGTTTGGACGCATCGTGGTGCGGTGCGGAGAACGGCGGTCGGGTGAGGAGACCGCGATCGACATCGAGTACGCCGGCCAGCGACTGCACCGCCATCACCTCGAGCGACTCCTCGCGGGAGAGATCGGGCAGGATCGTCGGGATCCGCTCCGCGATCGATGTCTTCCCGCAGCCCTTGGGGCCCTTCAGGAGCAGGTGGTGACCGCCGGCGGCAGCGACCTCGACCGCGTAGCGGGTCTCGGGCATGCCGCGCAGGTCTGACATGTCCATGTCGTCGAGCCGCCGTTCGCCGCGCCAGCCGAGCAGGCTGCCGCCGGTGCCGGTCGCGACCCGAGGCGCGTCAGGGATCGGCTCGCCACGTAGCTCCGCCACGACCTGGGCCAGCGAGCGGAAGCCCAGGATCTCCATCCCCGGGACCATCCGCGCCTCGGCGACCTGTGGCTCGGGAACGACCACACGCGCGATCCCCGCCTGCGAGGCGGCGAGCACCATCGGCAGCACGCCCGAGGTCGGGCGCAGCCCGCCGTCGAGGGCCAGCTCGCCGATGAAGACGGTGCGTTCCAGGCCGATCGGCTCGATCTCACCGCACGCCGCGAGGATGGCCAGCGCCATCCCCAGGTCGTAGTGCGAACCACCTTTCGGCAGGTCGGCCGGCGAGAGGAGCACGGTGATCCGCTTGGTCGCGGGCCACGCCAGCTCGGAGTTGATGATCGCCATCCGCACCCGGTCGCGGCCCTCTGCCAGCACGCTGTCGGCTCGACCGACCAGGGTCACTCCGACCATGCCCGGTGAGACGTCGGCCTGCACGTCGATCAGATGCCCGACCGCACCGCGAAGCGCGACGCCGTGTGCTCGCGCGTAACCCATCACAGGCCCCTGACGTGCTCGACCAGAGCCGCCCCGCGGGGCGACTGCATCACCGCGACGAGGTCGACCCGGATGCCCGGAGCCCGCACATCGTGCTCGTCGAGCCAGGCCATCGCCAGCCGCTTGAGCCGGTCGAGCGTGGTCGTGTCGACCGCTTCGTGCGGCGTGCCGCACCCGTCATGGCTGCGGGTCTTCACCTCGCAGACGACGAACGTGTCGGCATCGCGCAGGATCAGGTCGATCTCGCCCTGACCGCACCGCCAGTTGCGGTCGAGCACGGTCATCCCCGCCTCGACCAGATATCGCTCGGCGACCGACTCGCCGTAGTTTCCCAGCGCGATCCGCGCTGGTGCCGTTGAACTCATCATGGACCTCCTGCCCTTCGGCTTCGAGGTCCAGACTCATCGTGGGCACCGACAATCGGAGCCGGTTTCGGGGCGCCTGGGGATAACCCCGGATCGAACCTGCCCTGTGGACTGCAAGTGGCCCGAGATCGCCCCGGGATCAGCCGACGATCAGTCCAACGGCTCGTCGATGTCGGTCGGGTTGAGCGTCTCGACGTTGACGTCCTTGAAGGTGAGCACCTTGACACCCTTCGCGAACCGAGCGGGCCGATACATGTCCCAGACCCATACGTCATTCATCGACACCTCGAAGTAGACATCCCCCGAGTCGGCCCGTGCCCGCACATCGACCTGGTTGCACAGATAGAAACGGCGGTCGGTCTCGACGACGTACTTGAAGATGCCCACCACGTCGCGATACTCGCGATAGAGGGTCAGCTCCATCTCGGTCTCGTACTTCTCGAGATCCTCCGCGCTCATGCCGCCGCCCCCGTCGAGGACGGCGAAGAACACGGCCGCGGCCTGAGGTCGCTGGTCGCTCGCTGACGCTCGCTCATGCCTACGACTCTAGAGCCAACACCCGCGGAGTGCCGGGAAGACTCCACGAGCGCCGGTGATAGGCCGAAGGCCCGAGGCGCTCGAGCGCGGCGATGTGAGCAGGAGCCGAGTAGCCCTTGTTGTCGGCCCAGGCGTAGTCGGGGAACTCCTCGTGCAGCGCGACCATCAGCGCGTCGCGCGAGGTCTTCGCCAGGATCGAGGCGGCCGCGACGGCCGCGCACTTCATGTCGGCCTTGATCATCGTGGTCACCGCAGGCACCGCGACCTCCTCGACCATCGTGGAGACCTCGCCGAAGAGCCCCTCCTGGACCGGTGGCGTCAGATAGTTGTGGTTGCCGTCGAGCAGCAGCGCATCGGGACGTACGCTCAGGGCGCTCAGCGCTCGCTGACCCGCCAGCCGCATCGCGGCCATGATCCCGACCTCGTCGATCTCGGAGGCCAGGGCGTGCCCGACCGCGGAGTCGACGGCCCAGCGGCGCACCTTCGGTGCCAGCCTGTCGCGGACCTCGGGCGCCAACAACTTCGAGTCGCGTACGCCTTGGGGTGCCGTGCGCGTGTCCGCGGAGATCACCACGATGCCGATCGAGACCGGTCCGCACAGCGCACCGCGCCCCACCTCGTCGACGGCACCGAGGTGGGTGACGCCTCCGCGCAGCATCGATCGCTCGACCCGCAGGGTGGGGGCAGCACTCATCGTGACGGCACCGCCTCGAAGCTGTCGGGGCGGTGGATCCACTTCGCCCGGTTCAGCGGCCATCCCAGCGCGACGACCTTGCCGACCACGTTGTCCTCCGGCACCCACGGCACCAGGGCGCAGTCGGTCTCCTCGGCGGTGCACATGTGCACGGTGGAGTCGGCGGAGTTGGACCGGTTGTCGCCCATCACGAACAGCGATCCCTCGGGCACGCGCTCCGACTTCCAGTGACGGGATCCGGGCATCGGCCCGAAGCACTCGCCGTCCTTGTTGGGACGGCCGCACTTGGTACGCGAGGGTCGCGCGTAGGGCTCGTCGATCGCGACGCCGTTGACCATCATCCGGCCCTGCTTGTCGCAGCACTCGACGACGTCACCGGGCACGCCGATGACCCGCTTCACCAGATGGCCGCCCTCCGGGTAGAGGCCGATCACCGAGAGGCCCTTGCCGAGCAGGTTGTCGGGCCCGCCGCCCTCCGCGACACCGAGCCAGGAGCCAGGGTCGGAGAAGACCACGACGTCACCGCGCTTCGGTGTGCCGGAGAGCCAGTAGGACGGCTTCTCGACCAGCACCCGGTCGTCGGTCGAGACCGTCGGCCCGCCCTGCAGGCCGGGCTCCATCGACTCCGAGGGGATGTAGAAGGCCTGGACGAAGAACGCCTTCACGACGATCGCGACGAGCACCGCCAGAACGACGAGGACGATGCCCTCCTGCCACGCGGACAGGCGCGGCTTGCGCTCCTGCTCACGACGGGAGCCGCCACGGCGCCCCTGCTCTTCGGGAGCCCAGCGCGGCGCCTGCTCAGATGAGAAGAACGACCGCGATCCCTCCATCTCGGGCCGGTTCCAGTTGGCCTGGGGCCTGGCGCCGACGGAGGGGTCGCGGTCGTTCGAAGTCACGCGGTGAGTCTAGAGACTCCCACCACAACGAGCCTCATCGACTCGCTATGTTCAGGGACCTCTCAGGCCTCCCGACGCTCCTTGATCTTGGCCTTCTTGCCGCGCAGGTTGCGCAGGTAGTAGAGCTTCGCGCGGCGGACGTCACCACGGGTGGCGACCTCGATCTTCTCGAAGATCGGCGAGTGCAGCGGGAACGTACGCTCCACGCCCACACCGAAGGAGACCTTGCGGACGGTGAAGGTGCGGCCGACGCCGGAGCCGTGGACGCGGATCACGACACCGGTGAAGACCTGGACACGCGAGCGGGTGCCCTCGACGACCTTGACGTGGACCTTGACGGTGTCGCCGGCGCGGAACTCCGGGAGGTCGTCGCGCTTGCTGGCGTTGCCGATCTCAGCGAGTAGGTTGCTCATGTTCTCTCCTCGCGCTCGCCACAGGCCGATCGCGGTATTCTCAAAGCCCCAGAGGGCAGTCTTTGACGGGTGGTCCAGTCGCGTTGGCCGGCGGCACACGGTTCCCCCTGTGGCAGGAGCCCGTCGCGACACCTCCGGGTGTGTTCTTCGGAGCATGCTTCGGCCGACTGGACCGGCTCACAAGTCTGCCACAACGCCACCGATGGCCGAGAATTGCGACAACCGTGCAGTTGCCGCGCAGAGACCGCAGACGTACGCGGCCGCCCGGCGCCCGTGCAAGGATGCCCCCGTGACCGACGCCGGCTGGCCGCCGCACACCTATGTGACTCGCCCCTACCGCCAGCGGATCCCGCGTGGCCCGCGCGCCGACCGGCTCCTGCGCGAGGTCACGGTGGCGATGCCGGCCCGCATCGCCGAGCTCGAGGTTCCCCTGGAGCGGCCGGTGGCGGCGATGACGACCGCCAGCGCGGGCGCGCTGCGTCATCTCGACCTGGTCCACGGGCGCACCATGGCCGGCCTCAACCACCTCCAGCTGCGCACCGAGGCGATCGACTCCTCCAAGATCGAGCACGTCGAGGCGAGCCTGGCCGACTACGGGCGGGCGCTGCTGGGGATCGGCGCGAACGCCTCGGCGGTCTCGATGGCCTCGGCGACCCAGGCGATGGAGCGGCTGATCCGGGAGGCCGACACCACCCGCAAGATCACCTCCGACGCGATCCTGCAGGCACACCGCGACCTGTTCGCGCGCGACCCCGACGAGGCGGCCGGCGCCGGCAGGTTCCGCACGGTGCAGAACTGGGTCGGTGGCTCCGACTACGCGCCCCGCGACGCCCTCCACGTGCCGCCCCCGCCCGAGACGGTCCTCGGCCACATCGAGGACATGGTCGCCTTCGCCAACCGCGACGATCTCTCTCCCATCGCCCAGGCCGCGATCGTGCACGCGCAGTTCGAGTCGATCCACCCGTTCATCGACGGAAACGGCCGCATCGGCCGGGCGCTCATCCACGCGGTGCTGCGCAGGCGGCGCGCCTCCCGCCACCTGGCGGTGCCGATCGCGTCGGCGCTCGTCTCCCACCGCGACCGCTACTTCGCCGCGCTCAACGACTACCGGGCAGGCTCCGTGGCCACGATCGTCGCGATGCTCGCCGCCTCGACGACGATCGCGACGACCGAGTCGTGGAAGACGGCCGAGACTCTGGAGAGCGTGCGGGCCAGCTGGGGCGAGGCGGCCGGCGGCCCACGACCGGGGTCTGCTGCGTACCGGCTCCTCGACCTCCTGACCGAGGAGCCGATCCTCAACGCCCGGCTCGTCACCGAGCGGCTCGGCATCGAGGATCCCGAGGCCACGATCGACGCTCTGGAGCGCGCCGGTGTCCTCACCCGCGCCAGGCGCACCCGCCGCTCCCCCGTCTGGATCGCCCCGGCTGTGCTGGCCGAGGTCGAGGATCTCAGCGCCCGCATCCAGCTTCAGGCCCGGCAGCTTCCGTACGGACCGCGCTGACGGGCCGGGATGCTCACCGAGCTACCTCGGTGAGCATCCCGGCCCGTACGCCGTGAATCAGCCGTGGATCAGCCGAGCTCGGAGTAGCCCGGCTCGTGGAGCACGGTGTCGATGCCGGCGACCTCGTCCTCCTCCTTGGCGCGGAAGCCGATGGTCTTCTCGATCACGAGGCCGATGACGAAGGCGATCACGAACGAGTAGGCGATCACGGTGAGCGAGGAGAGCACCTGAGCGCCGAGCAGCTTGGCGCTGCCACCGAAGAAGAGGCTGCCGCCGGTGAGCGACTCCATCCCGAAGATGCCGACCCAGATGCAGCCGATGAAACCGGCGACGAGGTGGATGCCGACCACGTCGAGGGTGTCGTCGAAGCCGAGCTTGAACTTGAGCTCGACGGCCAGGGCGCAGACGGCACCGGCGACGAGACCGAGCACGAGCGCCCAGACCGGGCTGAGGAACGCACAGGCCGGGGTGATGGCGACCAGACCGGTCACGATGCCGGAGGCGGCACCGACCGCGGTGGGCTTGCCGTCCTTGAGCTGCTCGACGACGATCCAGCCGATCAGGCCGGCGGCCGGGGTCAGCACGGTGTTGAGGAAGATCAGCGAGGTCTGGCCCTCGTCGGCACCGAAGACACCGGTGTTGAACCCGAACCAGCCGAACCAGAGGATCGCGGTGCCGATCAGCACCAGGGGTACGTTGTGAGCGACCGTCTCCTCCTTGGAGAAGCCGATCTTGCGGCGACCGAGCACGAGAGCGAGCGCCATCGCGGCCGCACCGGCCGACTGGTGGATCACCGTGCCGCCGGCCCAGTCGAGGGAGCCGCCGAGGCCGTAGACGTTGTTGGCGAGCCAGCCGTAGAAGTTGCCGTCGGCGTCCACGCCCCAGATCCAGCGGAAGGTCGGGAAGACCACGAAGGTGGCGAAGAAGACCGCGAAGATCATCCACGGCCAAAAACGCGCGCGGTCGGCGACGGCACCCGAGACCAGCGCGACCGTGATGATGCAGAAGGCCACCAGGAAGGCGTGGCCGCCGAAGAGGTTTCCGGCGTCGCCACTACCGGCGGAGGTGACGAGGTCGGTCATCCCGAAGTCCTCGAACGGGTTGCCGAAGAGCTTCGTGCCACCGCTGGTGCCGTTGCCGGCGATGCCGGTGCCGCCGTAGAGGACGTACAGGATCGTGACGACGGCCATCGAGCCGAAGCTCAGCATCATCATCGAGACGACGGACTTGGCCTTCACCAGGCCGCCGTAGAAGAAGGCGAGGCCGGGGGTCATGAAGATGACCAGGGCCGCGCACAGGAGTTGCCATGCAAGTTCGACAGACATTCAGTGCCTCATAGGTGTCGGGACGGGGCTATGACGCCACGCGAGCCACGTCGCTCGTCGTACGTATTGCCCGGCATCGTTGCCAGGCAACGTTTCAGAGACCGATGTCTGGTGTTACGGAAAAGTAACAGAGTTGGCGGTTGCCGATTCTCAGCGGCGAGAGCCGCGGTTCTTCGTCAGGATCACGGCGCCCGTCGGCGCCTCCAGGTCGCGGCGCAGCCGGAATCCGGCCTTCTTGTAGAGCTTCAGGTTGCGCTCGCTCCTGGCGCCCGTGAAGAGCCGGAAGCTCCGCGCGCCCGCCGGCGCCACGGCCTGGATGTGCTCGAACAGCCGGCGCCCGAGCCCACGACCCTGGAGGTCGGGGGCCGACATCAGCCGCCCGATCTCCCACACGTCGCCGTCGAGCCGGCCGCGTACGGAGCCGACCAGCCGGCCCGCGGCGCGCACGACGTAGACATCATGGGTCTCCAGCGCACGCAGGGTGTCGTCGAGCGACTCGTGCAGCGGCGGGATCTCGATGCCGGGGTTGGCGTTGAGCTCCTGCACCCAGCAGGCGAGCTGAAGGGTGTGGAGCTCGGCGGCATCCGCGCGTACGGCGGGCACGATCTCCCACTCGCTGCCCTCGCCGAGCCCGGCCGCCTGGGAGGCATGGAGCAGGTCGGGGCGGCGCAGGGACGTACGCTCCACCGCCTGCTCGTGGCGCCACTGCGCGATGCGCTTGTGGTCGCCGCTGAGCAGCACCTTCGGCACCTCGAGATCGCGCCAGGAGGACGGCTTGGTGTAGCCCGGATATTCGAGCAGGCCGTCCTCGTGGGACTCCTCCACGAGCGACTCGGCGTTGCCCATGAAGCCGGGGAGCAGGCGTACGACGGCCTCGGTGATCGCCATCGCCGCGACCTCTCCCCCGTTGAGCACGTAGTCGCCCAGGGAGATCTCGCGGACCTCGGCGCGGGTCGCTGCATGGTCGAGCACCCGCTGGTCGATGCCCTCGTAACGACCGAGGAGGAAGACGAGCCGCTCGCGGCTGGAGAGCTCGCGGGCGAGCGCCTGGGTCATCGGCTCGCCGCTCGGGGTGGTCACGACCACGGTGGCGCCGTCGATCGCCAGCTCGTCGAAGGCCTCGCCGAACGGCTCGGGTTTCATCACCATGCCGGCGCCACCGCCGTAGGGCGTGTCGTCGACGGTGCGGTGCTTGTCGTGGGCCCAGGCCCGGAGGTCGTGGACGTGCATCTCGAGCAGGCCCGATTCGATCGCCTTGCCCGGAAGGCTCAGCCGCAGCGGTGCGAGATAGTCGGGGAAGATGGTGAGGTAGTCGAGCCTCACTGCTCGCCCTCTTCGGTGTCGTCTTCGGTGTCGTCGGCGAACGGCGTGACCAGGCCGGGGCGGTCGGCGATGACGACCTTCTTCTCCGCCAGGTCGACGACCGGCACCAGCGCCTTCACGAACGGCACCAGCGCGTCGCGTCGGTCCGGGGTGCGGATCGTGAGCAGATCCTGGGCTCCCCCGTGGACCAGCGCCTTGACCGTGCCCAGCTCGCGGCCGTCCTCGTCGAAGGCCGCGAGGCCCACGAGCTGGTGGTCGTAGAACTCGTCGGGGTCGTCGGGCGACTCGTCGGCCGGTACGTCGGCGAAGAGCAGGGTGCCTCGAGCGGCCTCGGCCTCGTTGCGGTCGGCGATCTCCTCGAAGGCGACCTGGAGCACCTGCCCGTGCCAGCGGGCACCCTCCACCGTCAGCCGCTTGGCGGCGTACGCCGATCCCTTGGGCGGCTGCGTGCGCAGCACCGACCCCTGGGCGAACCGCCGGTCAGGCTCGTCGGTGCGCGCTTCGACGGTCACGAACCCTCGGATGCCGTGCGGCTTGCCGATCCGTCCGACCAGCACCTCGATCATGTCCACGAGGGCAGCCTATGGGGTGGCGTACGCCGGGCTGAACTCCTCAGGGCGGTCGGCGGCGCGGCGGGGTAACACGTCGTTCGTGGGACTATCCGGTCGTTCAGATAGGGCGAGTAGTCCTACGAACGACGTGTTACCCCCAACTGAGCCCGACCGACCCCCGAAATGAGCGACGGGCGCCACCCCCGGAGGGGTGACGCCCGTCGTAGGACTCAGCCTGGTGCTCAGCGACCGCCGTCGACGTCGACGAAGTCGACCCGTGCGCCGCCCTTGCCGGCCAGCGCGGAGATGACCGTGCGGAACGCGGTGGCCGTGCGGCCGCCGCGACCGATCACCTTGCCGAGGTCGTCGGGGTGGACCCGGACCTCGAGAACGGAGCCGCGACGAAGCTGCTTGTCACGCACGCTCACCTCGTCGGGGTTGTCGACGACTCCTCGGACGAGGTGCTCGAGAGCTTCGGAGAGCATGCTGCTCAGGCCTCGGCCTCAGCAGCAGCCTCGCCCTCGGCGGGCGCGGCCTCGGCCTTGGGCTCCTCGGCCTTGTCGGCCTTGGGCTCCTCAGCCTTCTTGGGCTCCTCAGCCTTGTCGGCCTTCTCGTCCTTCTTGGCCTTCTTGGTGACGGCCTCGGAACCGGCCGACGCGTGCGCCTCGGCGAGAGCCTTGTTGAAGAGCTCGAGCTTGTCGGGCTTGGGCTCGGCGAACCGGAGGGTGCCCTCGGTGCCGGGGAGGCCCTTGAACTTCTGCCAGTCGCCGGTCACCTTGAGGATCGCCTCGAGGGCCGGGCTCGGCTGGGCGCCGACGCCGAGCCAGTACTGGGCGCGCTCGGAGTCGACCTGGATGAAGCTCGGCTCCTCCTTGGGACGGTAGAGACCGATCTCTTC
The sequence above is drawn from the Nocardioides albertanoniae genome and encodes:
- the rpsP gene encoding 30S ribosomal protein S16, yielding MAVKIRLKRLGKIRVPQYRIVVVDSRKKRDGAVIEEIGLYRPKEEPSFIQVDSERAQYWLGVGAQPSPALEAILKVTGDWQKFKGLPGTEGTLRFAEPKPDKLELFNKALAEAHASAGSEAVTKKAKKDEKADKAEEPKKAEEPKADKAEEPKAEAAPAEGEAAAEAEA